In the Sus scrofa isolate TJ Tabasco breed Duroc chromosome 6, Sscrofa11.1, whole genome shotgun sequence genome, one interval contains:
- the RIPOR1 gene encoding protein FAM65A isoform X1 has product MSAKKRGSPARTHSMMSLSVRPQRRLLSARVSRSQSFAGVLGSQERGPRSFPAFSPPGPSRKPPALSRVSKMFSVAHPAPKVPQPERLDLVYTALKRGLTAYLEVHQQEQEKLQGQIKESKRNSRLGFLYDLDKQVKSIERFLRRLEFHASKIDELYEAYCVQRRLRDGAYNMVRAYSTGSPGSREARDSLAEATRGHREYTESMCVLESELEAQLGEFHLRMKGLAGFARLCVGDQYEICMKYGRQRWKLRGRIEGSGKQVWDSEETVFLPLLTEFLSIKVTELKGLANHVVVGSVSCETKDLFAALPQVVAVDINDLGTIKLSLEVTWSPFDKDDQPSAASTVNKASTVTKRFSTYSQSPPDTPSLREQAFYNMLKRQEELENGTAWSLSSESSDDSSSPQLSGTARHSSAPRPLVQQPEPLPIQVAFRRPETSTSGPMDEEGAVAPALANGHAPYSRTLSHISEASVDAALAEASVEASGLDSLVWGPNLPVHPDPTHGEHPGPVPPALDPGHSATSPTLSTTDPVPSAHLDSVHKAINSSSPELPDPTHSTKSSTSSAISPTHSAPSLTHTTTGSTHKPIVSPLTTAGLTPSTTSPVQTTTSPTQKPVLSTLTPVAPTPSTTGPVQTTTSLSHTVTNLTHTVTSPINKPMVSSLTTSGPSPSTTGPALTTTSPTHTPATPAHKASMSTHPTRSPTPNAEGLVQTTMSTTRPVTSPTLITVSPSTFLDLATLSSPSANTDPTLPGTDPLSCSYPASTPCSQADPIASSTSHPSPTCSSWEPLTSPSPNPPEAICQSPGPPPTPLSPVPQQSDPSLARAAQVPLPGAARGAGDRRLEEALGALMAALDDYRGQFPELQGLEQEVTRLESLLMQRQGLTRSRASSLSITVEHALESFSFLNEDEDENNDGPGDRPSSSPEPGAEESLDSPGARPLSTECAALDAALVQHLYHCSRLLLKLGTFGPLRCQEAWALERLLREARVFEAVCELSRRWDIPATSAQEVVQFSASRPGFLTFWDQCTEGLSPFICPVERVLLTFCNQYSARLSLRQPGLAEAVCFKFLEDALGQKLPRRPQPGPGEQLTIFQFWSYVEALDSSSMEAYVTETAEEVLLVRNLNSDDQAIVLKALRLAPEGRLQRDGLRALSSLLVHGNNRVMAAVSTQLRSLSLGPAFRERALLCFLDQLEDEDVQMRVAGCLALGCIKAPEGIEPLVYLCQTDTEAVREAARQSLQQCGEEGQSAHRRLEESLDALPRIFGPGSMASTAF; this is encoded by the exons ATGAGCGCCAAGAAGAGAG GGAGCCCCGCACGGACTCATTCCATGATGTCCCTGTCGGTACGGCCGCAGCGCCGTCTGCTCAGCGCCCGGGTCAGTAGGAGCCAGTCCTTCGCAGGCGTCCTCGGCAGCCAGGAGCGGGGGCCCAG GAGCTTTCCAGCCTTCAGTCCCCCGGGACCCTCACGGAAGCCCCCAGCACTGTCCCGAGTGTCCAAGATGTTTTCCGTGGCACACCCAGCCCCCAAGGTCCCACAGCCTGAGCGGCTGGACCTGGTGTACACTGCACTCAAGCGGGGTCTGAC GGCTTATTTGGAAGTGCACCAGCAGGAGCAGGAGAAACTCCAAGGACAGATAAAGGAGTCCAAGAGGAATTCCCGCCTG GGCTTCCTTTATGACTTGGACAAG CAAGTCAAGTCCATTGAGCGCTTCCTGCGACGGCTGGAGTTCCATGCCAGCAAG ATTGACGAGCTGTATGAGGCGTACTGTGTCCAGCGGCGTCTCCGGGATGGTGCCTACAACATGGTCCGAGCCTACAGCACTGGCTCCCCAGGGAGCCGTGAGGCCCGGGACAGCCTGGCTGAGGCTACTCGGGGGCATCGTGAGTACACAGAG AGTATGTGTGTGCTGGAGAGCGAGCTGGAAGCACAGCTGGGCGAGTTCCATCTCCGGATGAAAG GGCTGGCTGGCTTCGCCAGGCTGTGTGTAGGCGATCAGTATGAG ATCTGCATGAAATATGGGCGTCAGCGCTGGAAGCTACGGGGCCGCATTGAGGGTAGCGGAAAGCAGGTGTGGGACAGTGAGGAAACCgtctttcttcctctgctcaCGGAATTCCTGTCCATCAAG GTGACAGAACTGAAGGGCCTGGCCAACCATGTGGTTGTAGGCAGTGTCTCCTGTGAGACCAAGGACCTGTTCGCTGCCCTACCCCAGGTTGTAGCTGTGGATATCAATGATCTTGGCACCATCAAGCTCAGCCTGGAAGTCACATGGAG TCCCTTTGACAAGGATGACCAGCCCTCAGCTGCTTCTACTGTCAACAAGGCCTCCACAGTCACCAAACGCTTCTCCACCTACAGCCAGAGCCCACCAGACACACCCTCACTTCGGGAACAGGCCTTCTAT aACATGCTGAAGCggcaggaggagctggagaaTGGGACAGCGTGGTCCCTGTCATCTGAGTCTTCTGATGACTCATCTAGCCCACAGCTCTCAGGCACTGCCCGCCACTCCTCAGCCCCCAGACCCCTGGTGCAGCAGCCCGAGCCTCTGCCCATCCAAGTTGCTTTCCGTAGGCCTGAGACCTCCACTTCTGGGCCCATGgatgaggagggggctgtggccccagccctggccaATGGGCATGCCCCCTATAGCCGgactctgagccacatcagtgaagCCAGTGTGGATGCTGCCCTGGCTGAGGCTTCAGTGGAGGCTTCTGGCCTAGACAGCCTAGTCTGGGGACCTAACCTGCCTGTACACCCAGATCCCACCCATGGGGAGCATCCTGGTCCTGTCCCTCCTGCCCTGGACCCTGGCCATTCCGCCACAAGCCCCACTCTCAGTACAACAGACCCTGTCCCATCCGCACACCTAGACTCAGTTCACAAGGCCATTAATTCCAGCTCTCCTGAACTTCCAGACCCTACCCACAGCACTAAAAGCTCCACCTCTAGTGCCATAAGCCCTACCCATAGTGCTCCAAGCCTCACTCACACCACCACAGGTTCTACCCACAAGCCTATTGTCTCTCCCCTCACCACTGCAGGCCTTACCCCCAGTACCACAAGCCCAGTCCAGACCACCACAAGCCCTACCCAAAAGCCAGTGCTTTCTACCCTCACTCCTGTAGCTCCTACCCCCAGTACCACAGGCCCAGTCCAGACCACCACGAGCCTCAGCCACACTGTTACAAACCTGACACACACTGTCACAAGCCCCATCAACAAGCCTATGGTCTCTTCCCTGACTACTTCAGGCCCTTCCCCCAGTACCACAGGCCCAGCCCTGACTACCACaagccccacccacacccctgcAACCCCTGCTCACAAAGCCAGCATGTCAACTCACCCCACTAGAAGCCCTACACCCAATGCTGAGGGCCTAGTCCAGACCACCATGAGTACCACCCGTCCTGTCACAAGCCCAACCCTTATAACTGTAAGCCCTTCCACTTTTCTAGACCTTGCCACACTCTCCAGCCCCTCTGCAAACACAGACCCCACCCTCCCAGGCACCGACCCCCTCTCCTGTAGCTACCCTGCCTCCACTCCCTGCTCTCAGGCAGATCCCATAGCCTCCAGCACTTCCCACCCAAGTCCTACCTGTTCCAGTTGGGAACCCCTCACGAGCCCTTCCCCAAATCCCCCAGAAGCCATCTGTCAGAGCCCAGGTCCCCCTCCTACACCCCTTAGCCCTGTGCCCCAGCAATCAGATCCTAGCCTGGCCAGGGCTGCCCAGGTCCCACTTCCAGGGGCAGCCAggggggctggggacaggaggcTGGAAGAGGCACTGGGGGCTCTAATGGCGGCCCTAGATGACTATCGTGGTCAGTTTCCGGAGCTGCAGGGCCTGGAGCAGGAGGTGACCCGGCTGGAGAGTCTACTCATG CAGAGACAAGGCCTGACTCGAAGCCGGGCCTCTAGTCTTAGCATCACTGTGGAGCATGCCCTGGAGAGCTTCAGCTTCCTCAATGAGGATGAAGATGAAAACAATGACGGTCCTGGAGATAG GCCCTCAAGCAGCCCGGAGCCTGGGGCTGAGGAGAGCCTCGACTCACCTGGTGCCCGACCCCTCAGCACAGAGTGTGCAGCTCTGGACGCTGCCTTGGTCCAGCACCTGTACCACTGCAGCCGCCTCCTGCTG AAACTCGGCACATTTGGGCCCCTGCGCTGCCAGGAGGCATGGGCCCTGGAGCGGCTACTGCGGGAGGCCCGAGTGTTCGAAGCAGTATGTGAGCTTAGCAGGCGATGGGATATCCCTGCCACCTCTGCCCAGGAAG TGGTGCAGTTCTCAGCCTCTCGGCCTGGCTTCCTGACCTTCTGGGACCAATGCACAGAGGGACTTAGCCCCTTCATCTGCCCTGTGGAGCGGGTGCTTCTCACCTTCTGCAATCAGTACAGCGCCCGTCTCTCCCTGCGCCAGCCAGGCTTAGCTGAGGCTG TGTGCTTCAAGTTCCTGGAGGATGCCCTGGGGCAGAAGCTGCCCCGGAGGCCCCAGCCAGGTCCTGGAGAGCAGCTCACCATCTTCCAGTTCTGGAGCTATGTCGAAGCCCTGGACAGCTCCTCCATGGAGGCCTATGTGACCGAGACTGCTGAGGAGG TATTACTGGTGCGGAATCTGAACTCAGATGACCAGGCTATTGTGCTGAAGGCCCTGAGGTTGGCACCTGAGGGGCGGCTTCAAAGAGATGGGCTCCGGGCCCTCAGTTCCCTGCTTGTCCATGGCAACAACAGAGTTATGGCTGCTGTCAGTACTCAGCTCCGGAGCCTGTCATTGGGCCCTGCCTTCCGGGAAAGG GCCctgctgtgcttcctggaccAACTTGAGGATGAGGATGTGCAGATGAGAGTAGCTggctgcctggccctgggctgcaTCAAG GCTCCTGAAGGCATTGAGCCCTTAGTGTACCTGTGCCAAACAGACACAGAGGCTGTGAGGGAAGCTGCTCGGCAGAGCCTGCAACAATGTG GGGAAGAGGGTCAGTCTGCCCATCGACGGTTGGAGGAGTCACTGGATGCCCTGCCCCGCATCTTTGGGCCCGGCAGCATGGCCAGCACAGCATTCTAA
- the RIPOR1 gene encoding protein FAM65A isoform X2, with protein MSAKKRGSPARTHSMMSLSVRPQRRLLSARVSRSQSFAGVLGSQERGPRSFPAFSPPGPSRKPPALSRVSKMFSVAHPAPKVPQPERLDLVYTALKRGLTAYLEVHQQEQEKLQGQIKESKRNSRLGFLYDLDKQVKSIERFLRRLEFHASKIDELYEAYCVQRRLRDGAYNMVRAYSTGSPGSREARDSLAEATRGHREYTESMCVLESELEAQLGEFHLRMKGLAGFARLCVGDQYEICMKYGRQRWKLRGRIEGSGKQVWDSEETVFLPLLTEFLSIKVTELKGLANHVVVGSVSCETKDLFAALPQVVAVDINDLGTIKLSLEVTWSPFDKDDQPSAASTVNKASTVTKRFSTYSQSPPDTPSLREQAFYNMLKRQEELENGTAWSLSSESSDDSSSPQLSGTARHSSAPRPLVQQPEPLPIQVAFRRPETSTSGPMDEEGAVAPALANGHAPYSRTLSHISEASVDAALAEASVEASGLDSLVWGPNLPVHPDPTHGEHPGPVPPALDPGHSATSPTLSTTDPVPSAHLDSVHKAINSSSPELPDPTHSTKSSTSSAISPTHSAPSLTHTTTGSTHKPIVSPLTTAGLTPSTTSPVQTTTSPTQKPVLSTLTPVAPTPSTTGPVQTTTSLSHTVTNLTHTVTSPINKPMVSSLTTSGPSPSTTGPALTTTSPTHTPATPAHKASMSTHPTRSPTPNAEGLVQTTMSTTRPVTSPTLITVSPSTFLDLATLSSPSANTDPTLPGTDPLSCSYPASTPCSQADPIASSTSHPSPTCSSWEPLTSPSPNPPEAICQSPGPPPTPLSPVPQQSDPSLARAAQVPLPGAARGAGDRRLEEALGALMAALDDYRGQFPELQGLEQEVTRLESLLMRQGLTRSRASSLSITVEHALESFSFLNEDEDENNDGPGDRPSSSPEPGAEESLDSPGARPLSTECAALDAALVQHLYHCSRLLLKLGTFGPLRCQEAWALERLLREARVFEAVCELSRRWDIPATSAQEVVQFSASRPGFLTFWDQCTEGLSPFICPVERVLLTFCNQYSARLSLRQPGLAEAVCFKFLEDALGQKLPRRPQPGPGEQLTIFQFWSYVEALDSSSMEAYVTETAEEVLLVRNLNSDDQAIVLKALRLAPEGRLQRDGLRALSSLLVHGNNRVMAAVSTQLRSLSLGPAFRERALLCFLDQLEDEDVQMRVAGCLALGCIKAPEGIEPLVYLCQTDTEAVREAARQSLQQCGEEGQSAHRRLEESLDALPRIFGPGSMASTAF; from the exons ATGAGCGCCAAGAAGAGAG GGAGCCCCGCACGGACTCATTCCATGATGTCCCTGTCGGTACGGCCGCAGCGCCGTCTGCTCAGCGCCCGGGTCAGTAGGAGCCAGTCCTTCGCAGGCGTCCTCGGCAGCCAGGAGCGGGGGCCCAG GAGCTTTCCAGCCTTCAGTCCCCCGGGACCCTCACGGAAGCCCCCAGCACTGTCCCGAGTGTCCAAGATGTTTTCCGTGGCACACCCAGCCCCCAAGGTCCCACAGCCTGAGCGGCTGGACCTGGTGTACACTGCACTCAAGCGGGGTCTGAC GGCTTATTTGGAAGTGCACCAGCAGGAGCAGGAGAAACTCCAAGGACAGATAAAGGAGTCCAAGAGGAATTCCCGCCTG GGCTTCCTTTATGACTTGGACAAG CAAGTCAAGTCCATTGAGCGCTTCCTGCGACGGCTGGAGTTCCATGCCAGCAAG ATTGACGAGCTGTATGAGGCGTACTGTGTCCAGCGGCGTCTCCGGGATGGTGCCTACAACATGGTCCGAGCCTACAGCACTGGCTCCCCAGGGAGCCGTGAGGCCCGGGACAGCCTGGCTGAGGCTACTCGGGGGCATCGTGAGTACACAGAG AGTATGTGTGTGCTGGAGAGCGAGCTGGAAGCACAGCTGGGCGAGTTCCATCTCCGGATGAAAG GGCTGGCTGGCTTCGCCAGGCTGTGTGTAGGCGATCAGTATGAG ATCTGCATGAAATATGGGCGTCAGCGCTGGAAGCTACGGGGCCGCATTGAGGGTAGCGGAAAGCAGGTGTGGGACAGTGAGGAAACCgtctttcttcctctgctcaCGGAATTCCTGTCCATCAAG GTGACAGAACTGAAGGGCCTGGCCAACCATGTGGTTGTAGGCAGTGTCTCCTGTGAGACCAAGGACCTGTTCGCTGCCCTACCCCAGGTTGTAGCTGTGGATATCAATGATCTTGGCACCATCAAGCTCAGCCTGGAAGTCACATGGAG TCCCTTTGACAAGGATGACCAGCCCTCAGCTGCTTCTACTGTCAACAAGGCCTCCACAGTCACCAAACGCTTCTCCACCTACAGCCAGAGCCCACCAGACACACCCTCACTTCGGGAACAGGCCTTCTAT aACATGCTGAAGCggcaggaggagctggagaaTGGGACAGCGTGGTCCCTGTCATCTGAGTCTTCTGATGACTCATCTAGCCCACAGCTCTCAGGCACTGCCCGCCACTCCTCAGCCCCCAGACCCCTGGTGCAGCAGCCCGAGCCTCTGCCCATCCAAGTTGCTTTCCGTAGGCCTGAGACCTCCACTTCTGGGCCCATGgatgaggagggggctgtggccccagccctggccaATGGGCATGCCCCCTATAGCCGgactctgagccacatcagtgaagCCAGTGTGGATGCTGCCCTGGCTGAGGCTTCAGTGGAGGCTTCTGGCCTAGACAGCCTAGTCTGGGGACCTAACCTGCCTGTACACCCAGATCCCACCCATGGGGAGCATCCTGGTCCTGTCCCTCCTGCCCTGGACCCTGGCCATTCCGCCACAAGCCCCACTCTCAGTACAACAGACCCTGTCCCATCCGCACACCTAGACTCAGTTCACAAGGCCATTAATTCCAGCTCTCCTGAACTTCCAGACCCTACCCACAGCACTAAAAGCTCCACCTCTAGTGCCATAAGCCCTACCCATAGTGCTCCAAGCCTCACTCACACCACCACAGGTTCTACCCACAAGCCTATTGTCTCTCCCCTCACCACTGCAGGCCTTACCCCCAGTACCACAAGCCCAGTCCAGACCACCACAAGCCCTACCCAAAAGCCAGTGCTTTCTACCCTCACTCCTGTAGCTCCTACCCCCAGTACCACAGGCCCAGTCCAGACCACCACGAGCCTCAGCCACACTGTTACAAACCTGACACACACTGTCACAAGCCCCATCAACAAGCCTATGGTCTCTTCCCTGACTACTTCAGGCCCTTCCCCCAGTACCACAGGCCCAGCCCTGACTACCACaagccccacccacacccctgcAACCCCTGCTCACAAAGCCAGCATGTCAACTCACCCCACTAGAAGCCCTACACCCAATGCTGAGGGCCTAGTCCAGACCACCATGAGTACCACCCGTCCTGTCACAAGCCCAACCCTTATAACTGTAAGCCCTTCCACTTTTCTAGACCTTGCCACACTCTCCAGCCCCTCTGCAAACACAGACCCCACCCTCCCAGGCACCGACCCCCTCTCCTGTAGCTACCCTGCCTCCACTCCCTGCTCTCAGGCAGATCCCATAGCCTCCAGCACTTCCCACCCAAGTCCTACCTGTTCCAGTTGGGAACCCCTCACGAGCCCTTCCCCAAATCCCCCAGAAGCCATCTGTCAGAGCCCAGGTCCCCCTCCTACACCCCTTAGCCCTGTGCCCCAGCAATCAGATCCTAGCCTGGCCAGGGCTGCCCAGGTCCCACTTCCAGGGGCAGCCAggggggctggggacaggaggcTGGAAGAGGCACTGGGGGCTCTAATGGCGGCCCTAGATGACTATCGTGGTCAGTTTCCGGAGCTGCAGGGCCTGGAGCAGGAGGTGACCCGGCTGGAGAGTCTACTCATG AGACAAGGCCTGACTCGAAGCCGGGCCTCTAGTCTTAGCATCACTGTGGAGCATGCCCTGGAGAGCTTCAGCTTCCTCAATGAGGATGAAGATGAAAACAATGACGGTCCTGGAGATAG GCCCTCAAGCAGCCCGGAGCCTGGGGCTGAGGAGAGCCTCGACTCACCTGGTGCCCGACCCCTCAGCACAGAGTGTGCAGCTCTGGACGCTGCCTTGGTCCAGCACCTGTACCACTGCAGCCGCCTCCTGCTG AAACTCGGCACATTTGGGCCCCTGCGCTGCCAGGAGGCATGGGCCCTGGAGCGGCTACTGCGGGAGGCCCGAGTGTTCGAAGCAGTATGTGAGCTTAGCAGGCGATGGGATATCCCTGCCACCTCTGCCCAGGAAG TGGTGCAGTTCTCAGCCTCTCGGCCTGGCTTCCTGACCTTCTGGGACCAATGCACAGAGGGACTTAGCCCCTTCATCTGCCCTGTGGAGCGGGTGCTTCTCACCTTCTGCAATCAGTACAGCGCCCGTCTCTCCCTGCGCCAGCCAGGCTTAGCTGAGGCTG TGTGCTTCAAGTTCCTGGAGGATGCCCTGGGGCAGAAGCTGCCCCGGAGGCCCCAGCCAGGTCCTGGAGAGCAGCTCACCATCTTCCAGTTCTGGAGCTATGTCGAAGCCCTGGACAGCTCCTCCATGGAGGCCTATGTGACCGAGACTGCTGAGGAGG TATTACTGGTGCGGAATCTGAACTCAGATGACCAGGCTATTGTGCTGAAGGCCCTGAGGTTGGCACCTGAGGGGCGGCTTCAAAGAGATGGGCTCCGGGCCCTCAGTTCCCTGCTTGTCCATGGCAACAACAGAGTTATGGCTGCTGTCAGTACTCAGCTCCGGAGCCTGTCATTGGGCCCTGCCTTCCGGGAAAGG GCCctgctgtgcttcctggaccAACTTGAGGATGAGGATGTGCAGATGAGAGTAGCTggctgcctggccctgggctgcaTCAAG GCTCCTGAAGGCATTGAGCCCTTAGTGTACCTGTGCCAAACAGACACAGAGGCTGTGAGGGAAGCTGCTCGGCAGAGCCTGCAACAATGTG GGGAAGAGGGTCAGTCTGCCCATCGACGGTTGGAGGAGTCACTGGATGCCCTGCCCCGCATCTTTGGGCCCGGCAGCATGGCCAGCACAGCATTCTAA